The following proteins come from a genomic window of Pseudomonas sp. WJP1:
- the treS gene encoding maltose alpha-D-glucosyltransferase yields the protein MAKKPKAATFIKDPLWYKDAVIYQVHVKSYFDSNNDGIGDFPGLIAKLDYIADLGVNTIWLLPFYPSPRRDDGYDIAEYRGVHSDYGTMADAKRFIAEAHKRGLRVITELVINHTSDQHAWFQRARKAKKGSAARDFYVWSDDDQKYDGTRIIFLDTEKSNWTWDPVAGQYFWHRFYSHQPDLNFDNPQVMKAVLSVMRYWLDMGIDGLRLDAIPYLIERDGTNNENLPETHDVLKQIRAEIDAHYPDRMLLAEANQWPEDTQLYFGDTDKKGLNGDECHMAFHFPLMPRMYMALAQEDRFPITDILRQTPEIPANCQWAIFLRNHDELTLEMVTDKERDYLWNYYAADRRARINLGIRRRLAPLMERDRRRVELLNSLLLSMPGTPTLYYGDEIGMGDNIYLGDRDGVRTPMQWSIDRNGGFSRADPASLVLPPIMDPQYGYLSVNVETQAGDPHSLLNWTRRMLAVRKQSKAFGRGTLKMLSPTNRRVLAYTREYTGSDGKHEIILCVANVSRSAQAVELDLSAYVGMVPVEMLGGNAFPPIGQLNFLLTLAPYGFYWFGLAAENQMPSWHVEPAQSLPDFTTLVLKKRMEELLEAPSRTTLEQGILPNWLQNRRWFAGKDAAIEQVNLAYGVRFGDAQHPVLLSEIEVTGGGQTSRYQLPFGFIAEDQVGTALPQQLALSRVRRGPQVGLITDAFSLENFIRAVLQGMHNHTVLPSDGGEIRFEPTAELAKLGLTAESAVRYLSAEQSNSSVVVGNSLVLKLIRKVASGVHPELEMSAYLTAAGFGNISPLLGAVVRRDAAGEDNLLMIAQGYLSNQGDAWEWTQNNLERALRDELADAMSEQEQHYNALGELKDFAAMLGQRLGEMHQVLAAASENPDFDPHITTQKDASATGKDVVAQIEHALKLLKQHQDELNPADKTLVSRLLENKKAILGHVQELAKKTAGGLRIRVHGDLHLGQVLVIKGDAYLIDFEGEPARPLPERRGKHSPYKDVSGVLRSFDYAAAMTINVHNVDNTANAQEARQRVGDRYLSEARQAFIHAYRLAAATLGHAWQDPDGEDAALALFGLEKAAYEVAYEAENRPGWLPVPLHGLYGLLSGLKPFSDLGGE from the coding sequence GAACTGGTCATCAATCACACCTCCGACCAGCACGCCTGGTTCCAGCGCGCACGCAAGGCCAAGAAAGGTTCGGCCGCGCGGGATTTCTATGTGTGGTCCGATGACGATCAAAAATACGACGGCACCCGCATCATCTTTCTCGACACCGAAAAATCCAACTGGACCTGGGACCCGGTGGCTGGTCAATACTTCTGGCACCGCTTCTACTCGCACCAGCCGGATCTTAATTTCGACAACCCGCAGGTGATGAAAGCGGTGCTGTCGGTGATGCGCTACTGGCTCGACATGGGCATCGACGGGTTGCGCCTCGATGCCATCCCGTACCTGATCGAGCGCGACGGCACCAACAACGAGAACCTGCCGGAGACCCACGACGTCCTCAAGCAGATCCGCGCCGAAATCGACGCCCATTACCCGGACCGCATGCTGCTGGCCGAGGCCAATCAATGGCCGGAAGACACCCAGCTGTATTTCGGCGACACCGATAAAAAGGGCCTGAACGGCGACGAATGCCACATGGCGTTCCACTTCCCGTTGATGCCGCGCATGTACATGGCGCTGGCCCAGGAAGACCGTTTTCCAATCACCGACATCTTGCGCCAGACGCCGGAGATCCCGGCCAATTGCCAGTGGGCGATTTTCCTGCGCAACCACGATGAACTGACCCTGGAGATGGTCACCGACAAGGAGCGTGACTACCTGTGGAATTACTATGCGGCCGACCGGCGGGCGCGGATCAACCTGGGGATTCGCCGGCGCCTGGCGCCGCTGATGGAGCGTGATCGCCGGCGCGTGGAACTGCTCAACAGCCTGTTGCTGTCGATGCCCGGCACGCCGACCTTGTACTACGGTGACGAGATCGGCATGGGCGACAACATCTACCTCGGCGATCGCGACGGTGTGCGCACGCCGATGCAATGGTCGATCGACCGCAACGGCGGGTTTTCCCGCGCCGACCCGGCCAGCCTGGTGCTGCCGCCGATCATGGACCCGCAATACGGCTACCTGTCGGTGAATGTCGAAACCCAGGCCGGCGATCCGCATTCGCTGTTGAACTGGACCCGGCGCATGTTGGCGGTGCGCAAGCAGTCCAAGGCGTTCGGGCGTGGCACCTTGAAAATGCTCTCGCCGACCAATCGCCGCGTGCTGGCCTATACCCGCGAATACACCGGGTCTGACGGCAAGCACGAGATCATTCTGTGCGTGGCCAACGTTTCGCGCAGCGCCCAGGCGGTGGAGCTGGACCTGTCGGCGTATGTCGGCATGGTGCCCGTGGAGATGCTCGGCGGTAACGCGTTCCCCCCCATTGGCCAATTGAATTTCCTCCTGACCCTGGCGCCCTACGGTTTCTACTGGTTCGGTCTGGCCGCGGAGAACCAGATGCCGAGTTGGCACGTGGAACCGGCGCAAAGCCTGCCGGACTTCACCACGCTTGTGCTGAAAAAGCGCATGGAAGAACTGCTCGAAGCGCCATCACGCACCACATTGGAGCAGGGCATCCTGCCGAACTGGCTGCAGAATCGTCGTTGGTTCGCTGGCAAGGACGCGGCCATCGAACAGGTCAACCTGGCCTACGGTGTGCGATTTGGCGATGCGCAGCATCCGGTGTTGCTGAGTGAAATCGAAGTCACCGGCGGTGGCCAGACCAGCCGCTACCAACTGCCGTTCGGCTTCATCGCCGAAGACCAGGTCGGCACGGCATTGCCCCAGCAATTGGCCCTGTCGCGGGTGCGCCGTGGCCCGCAGGTCGGCTTGATCACGGATGCCTTCAGCCTGGAAAACTTCATCCGTGCGGTGTTGCAAGGCATGCACAACCACACGGTTTTGCCGTCCGATGGCGGCGAGATCCGTTTCGAACCCACGGCCGAGCTGGCCAAACTGGGCCTGACGGCGGAGTCGGCAGTGCGTTACCTGTCCGCCGAGCAATCCAACAGTTCGGTGGTGGTCGGCAACAGCCTGGTGTTGAAACTGATCCGCAAGGTCGCCTCGGGCGTGCACCCGGAACTGGAAATGAGCGCCTACCTGACCGCTGCCGGCTTCGGCAATATCTCGCCGCTGTTGGGGGCGGTGGTGCGGCGGGATGCGGCGGGCGAGGACAACTTGCTGATGATCGCCCAGGGCTACTTGAGTAATCAGGGCGATGCCTGGGAGTGGACCCAGAACAACCTCGAGCGGGCGTTGCGCGACGAACTCGCGGACGCCATGTCCGAGCAGGAACAGCACTACAACGCGCTGGGCGAGCTGAAGGATTTCGCTGCCATGCTCGGCCAGCGCCTGGGTGAAATGCATCAGGTGCTGGCGGCTGCCAGCGAAAACCCCGACTTTGATCCGCACATCACCACGCAAAAGGATGCGTCGGCGACGGGCAAGGATGTGGTGGCACAAATCGAGCATGCATTGAAGTTGCTCAAGCAGCATCAAGATGAACTGAACCCGGCGGACAAAACCCTGGTCAGCCGTTTACTGGAGAACAAAAAGGCCATTCTCGGCCATGTCCAGGAGCTGGCCAAAAAGACCGCCGGTGGACTGCGGATCCGCGTACACGGTGATTTGCATCTCGGCCAGGTGCTGGTGATCAAGGGCGATGCGTACCTGATCGACTTCGAAGGTGAACCGGCGCGACCACTGCCAGAACGTCGGGGCAAGCACAGCCCGTACAAGGATGTCAGTGGCGTGCTGCGCTCCTTCGACTATGCGGCGGCGATGACCATCAACGTGCATAACGTCGATAACACAGCTAATGCCCAGGAAGCTCGCCAACGGGTCGGCGATCGTTATTTAAGTGAGGCAAGACAGGCATTTATCCACGCTTATCGGCTGGCGGCAGCTACGCTTGGCCATGCGTGGCAAGATCCGGATGGCGAAGATGCCGCGTTGGCATTGTTCGGCCTGGAGAAGGCGGCGTATGAAGTGGCCTACGAGGCGGAAAATCGCCCCGGCTGGCTGCCCGTGCCATTGCACGGTTTATATGGATTATTGAGTGGGCTTAAACCCTTTTCCGATCTTGGTGGAGAGTAG
- the glgB gene encoding 1,4-alpha-glucan branching protein GlgB: protein MSFSNKEQGHHHSEALLPRARDIDALVRAEHRDPFAILGPHGDGAGGQFIRAYLPGALSVQVVDKETGEELGNLEATQTPGLFVGHFQRAQPYLLRTRWAGGEQIAEDPYSFGPLLGDMDLYLFAEGNHRDLSSALGAQLKTVDGVDGVRFAVWAPNARRVSVVGDFNAWDGRRHPMRLRHPTGVWELFIPRLQAGEAYKYEILGKDGILPLKADPMALATSLPPDTASKVASPLKIDWQDQDWMQSRGERHHRTAPLSIYELHAGSWQCELDDLGEVARQYTWPELAERLIPYVKDLGFTHIELMPIMEHPFGGSWGYQLLSQFATSARYGTGDEFAAFVNDCHLAGIGVILDWVPAHFPTDVHGLAQFDGTALYEYGNPQEGFHQDWDTLIYNLGRTEVHGYMLASALHWLKHFHVDGLRVDAVASMLYRDYSRKAGEWVPNRHGGRENLEAIDFLRHLNDVVALEAPGALVIAEESTAWPGVSQGTQQGGLGFAYKWNMGWMHDSLHYIQQDPVYRAHHHNELSFGLVYAWSERFILPISHDEVVHGKHSLIDKMPGDRWQKFANLRAYLSFMWAHPGKKLLFMGCEFGQWREWNHDQQLDWYLLQYSEHKGVQKLVSDLNRLYREEPALHEQDDVPQGFQWLIGDDAINSVYAWMRWSKDGQPILVVANFTPVPREAYRVGVPFAGQWSEVFNSDSSIYAGSNYGNSGGATAEESPSHGQALSLVLNLPPLAVLMLRPAG from the coding sequence ATGAGTTTCTCGAACAAGGAACAGGGTCATCATCACAGTGAAGCGCTGCTACCCAGGGCGCGGGATATCGATGCGCTGGTGCGGGCCGAGCATCGCGATCCCTTTGCCATTCTCGGCCCCCACGGCGATGGTGCCGGCGGACAATTCATCCGCGCGTATTTGCCGGGCGCCTTGAGCGTGCAAGTGGTGGACAAGGAAACCGGGGAGGAGCTGGGCAACCTGGAAGCGACCCAGACCCCAGGGCTGTTCGTCGGGCACTTCCAGCGGGCGCAGCCGTATCTGTTGCGCACCCGCTGGGCCGGTGGCGAACAAATTGCCGAAGACCCCTACAGTTTTGGCCCGTTGCTCGGTGACATGGATTTGTACCTGTTCGCCGAAGGCAATCACCGCGACCTCAGCAGCGCCCTGGGCGCCCAGTTGAAGACCGTTGACGGCGTCGATGGCGTGCGGTTCGCCGTGTGGGCGCCGAACGCCCGGCGGGTGTCGGTGGTGGGTGACTTCAACGCCTGGGACGGTCGTCGCCATCCGATGCGCCTGCGCCACCCTACCGGTGTCTGGGAATTGTTCATCCCCCGCCTGCAGGCGGGGGAGGCCTACAAATACGAAATCCTCGGCAAGGACGGGATCCTGCCACTCAAGGCCGACCCCATGGCACTGGCCACCAGCCTGCCACCGGACACCGCCTCGAAAGTCGCCTCGCCTCTGAAGATCGACTGGCAGGATCAGGACTGGATGCAATCGCGGGGCGAACGCCATCACCGGACGGCGCCCTTGTCGATCTACGAACTGCACGCCGGTTCCTGGCAGTGCGAGCTGGACGACCTGGGCGAAGTGGCCCGGCAATACACCTGGCCGGAACTGGCTGAGCGGCTGATTCCGTATGTGAAGGATCTGGGGTTCACCCACATCGAGCTGATGCCGATCATGGAACACCCGTTCGGCGGCTCCTGGGGCTATCAACTGCTTTCGCAATTCGCCACCAGCGCCCGTTACGGGACCGGCGACGAGTTCGCCGCCTTCGTCAATGACTGTCACCTGGCGGGTATCGGCGTGATCCTCGACTGGGTGCCGGCGCATTTCCCCACCGACGTCCACGGCCTGGCCCAGTTCGACGGCACCGCGCTGTACGAGTATGGCAACCCTCAGGAAGGCTTTCACCAGGACTGGGACACGCTGATCTACAACCTGGGCCGCACCGAAGTGCACGGCTACATGCTGGCGTCGGCGCTGCACTGGCTCAAGCATTTCCATGTCGATGGCCTGCGCGTCGATGCGGTGGCGTCGATGCTGTACCGCGACTACTCGCGCAAGGCCGGCGAGTGGGTGCCCAACCGCCATGGCGGCCGCGAGAACCTCGAAGCCATCGACTTCCTGCGTCACCTTAACGACGTCGTCGCGCTGGAAGCCCCCGGGGCGCTGGTGATCGCCGAAGAGTCCACCGCCTGGCCCGGTGTCAGCCAGGGCACGCAACAGGGCGGCCTGGGTTTCGCCTACAAATGGAACATGGGCTGGATGCACGATTCGCTGCACTACATCCAGCAGGATCCGGTGTACCGCGCCCATCACCACAACGAACTCAGTTTCGGCCTGGTGTATGCCTGGTCGGAACGTTTCATCCTGCCGATTTCCCACGATGAAGTGGTGCACGGCAAACACTCGCTGATCGACAAGATGCCCGGCGACCGCTGGCAGAAATTCGCCAACCTGCGGGCCTACCTGAGTTTCATGTGGGCCCATCCGGGCAAGAAACTGTTGTTCATGGGCTGCGAGTTCGGCCAATGGCGTGAGTGGAACCACGACCAGCAGCTTGATTGGTATCTATTGCAGTACTCCGAGCACAAAGGCGTGCAGAAGCTGGTGAGCGACCTCAATCGCCTGTATCGCGAAGAACCGGCCCTGCACGAACAGGACGACGTACCGCAAGGCTTCCAGTGGCTGATCGGCGATGATGCGATCAACAGCGTCTACGCCTGGATGCGCTGGAGCAAGGACGGCCAGCCGATACTGGTGGTCGCCAACTTCACGCCGGTACCGCGCGAGGCTTACCGGGTCGGCGTGCCGTTTGCCGGGCAGTGGAGCGAGGTGTTCAACAGCGATTCGTCGATCTATGCCGGCTCCAACTATGGCAACAGCGGCGGGGCAACCGCCGAGGAATCGCCGAGCCATGGCCAGGCGTTGTCGCTGGTGCTGAACCTGCCGCCGTTGGCGGTGTTGATGTTACGGCCGGCGGGCTGA
- a CDS encoding autotransporter domain-containing protein: MKTSFTPQEIRISVCTVSSTLLLCSSMEVQASPTEEETTPWYRQDIPTLTLPAPTTPYPGHFSPIADIRSSSLTVAEAAPAAWDQLYGQASRQAQTDALAQGFSIPGSGELKSPALLTLQSNNGHTQRVGLIGGTAEFHGTGNGLLTNRAQSDPRNDTLNLQGQSLGAYWSLTGPQGWHVDLSASGGRVNGFSRNEQGARQATEGSAVTLSVEGGFPIGISENWVVEPQAQLINQRITLDTPYAGSGNASSSELSSWSGRVGAKLKGSYDINGLPVEPYVRTNLWHTVYTGNTVTLDQVDKISSSRYSSTVELGLGLVARVTPTVSLYVSADYSSDVDDNDLNGLIGSLGVRMRW; the protein is encoded by the coding sequence ATGAAAACTTCATTCACCCCTCAAGAGATCCGGATTAGTGTTTGCACCGTTTCAAGTACATTGCTGTTGTGTTCATCCATGGAAGTGCAGGCTTCCCCCACCGAGGAAGAAACCACCCCCTGGTACCGCCAGGACATCCCGACGCTTACCCTGCCTGCACCGACCACCCCTTATCCCGGCCACTTCAGCCCGATTGCCGATATACGCAGTTCAAGCCTGACCGTCGCAGAGGCTGCGCCCGCGGCCTGGGATCAACTGTATGGCCAGGCCTCGCGCCAGGCACAAACCGATGCCCTCGCCCAGGGTTTTTCCATTCCCGGCTCCGGCGAACTGAAAAGCCCGGCGCTTTTGACCCTGCAAAGCAATAACGGCCACACCCAGCGGGTCGGCCTGATCGGCGGCACCGCCGAGTTCCACGGCACCGGCAACGGCTTGCTAACCAATCGCGCGCAATCGGACCCGCGCAACGACACCCTCAACCTGCAAGGACAGAGCCTCGGCGCCTACTGGAGCCTGACCGGCCCCCAAGGCTGGCACGTCGATCTGTCGGCCAGCGGGGGTCGCGTCAATGGGTTCAGTCGCAATGAGCAAGGCGCCCGCCAAGCCACCGAAGGCAGCGCGGTGACCCTCTCGGTCGAAGGCGGCTTCCCGATCGGCATCAGTGAAAACTGGGTGGTCGAACCCCAGGCGCAATTGATCAATCAGCGGATCACCCTGGATACGCCCTATGCGGGTTCGGGCAACGCCTCCTCCAGCGAACTCAGCTCCTGGAGCGGCCGGGTCGGTGCCAAGTTGAAAGGTAGCTACGACATCAACGGCCTGCCCGTCGAACCCTATGTGCGAACCAACTTGTGGCACACCGTGTACACCGGCAATACCGTGACCCTCGACCAGGTCGACAAGATCAGCAGCAGCCGATACTCCTCGACGGTCGAACTGGGCCTGGGGTTGGTGGCCAGGGTGACGCCGACCGTGAGCCTGTACGTCAGCGCCGACTACAGCAGCGATGTGGATGACAATGATTTGAATGGGCTGATCGGCAGCCTGGGCGTGCGGATGCGTTGGTGA